The segment TTAGTGCAGATTGAAGCCGTTCGAAACCTCGACCGGCGGCTTGGCCGGGTACTGCCTGTTGTCGCGACGGATCAATGCCGCAGCGAACACCCAGCGCCCCGCCGCGCCTCTTGGCGCCCTGAATGAGAGATTGCCGCTCGACTTGACGCCGTTGACGGGGAATTTCACGCGAGAATATGTCGGCTTGAGAGTTCGCGGATTATAGCGCACGGGTTTGAGCTTCGAGTTGAAGATGAACAGGGCCTTGCTGGATACAATCTGCTGCACGGTCAATGGACTATTCTCCGAGGGCGGATTGAGGACGGCGGCAATGTACACCGCGCAGGGCACGCCGGTGAACCCGTACCTGTCCTGGAAAGATTCCCATGTGAGGTTTATCTTCTCTCCTGGATTAAATACTGCTCCATTGGTAACTCCCAGCTCAAGGTAGTACGGGGTAGGTGTCGCGGTGGGCGTAGATGTCGAGGTGATAGTGGGTATCGGTGTTGTGGTCGGCACTTTAGGTGTCGGGGCGATCGTGGGTGTCGGTGTAGTGGTCGGCGCCTGCTGAATGCTATAGAGGCAATGATCATACGAGCCAACATACACCTTCCCATCCGAACCTATCGCGGGCGAGGAATATATCCAGTCCCCGGTTTTATAACTCCAGTCAAGGCTCCCGTCTGAATTGACGCTATAGAGTGAATTATCCTGTGAACCAACATACACCTTCCCATCCGAGCCTATCGCGGGCGAAGAATATATCAAGTCCCCGGTTTGATAACTCCAGTCAAGGCTCGCGTCTGAATTGATGCTGTAGAGGGAATGATCCTTAGAGCCAACATATACCTTTTCATCCGAACCTATCGCGGGCGAAGAAGATATCTGGTCTCTGGTTTTATAACTCCAGTCAAGGTCCCCTTTTGAATTGATGCTGTAAAGGGAGTTATCCAACGAGCCAATATACACCTTCCCATCCGAGCCTATCGCGGGCGAGGACCATTCCCATATTATGGCGTTCCCTGTTTTATAACTCCAGTCAAGGCCCCCGTTTGAATTGATGCTGTAGAGGGAGTTATCCCACGAGCCAACATAGACTTTCCCATCCGAACCTATCGCAGGCGAGGAATAATATATCTGGTCCCCGGTGTTATAACTCCAGTCAATGCTCCCGTTCGAATTGATGCCATAGAGGGATTTATCGTCTGAGCCAATATACACCTTCCCATCCGAACCTATCGCGGGAGAGGAACGTATGGAGAATCCGGTTTTATAACTCCAGCCGAAGGCCGCGTTGGAATTGATGCTATAGAGGGAATTATCTGCAGAGCCAACATACACCTTCTCATCCGAACCTATCGCGGGAGAGGAATCTATCAAGGCCGCGGTTCTATAACTCCAGTCAAGGCTCGCGTCCGAATTGATTCTATAGAGGCGATTATCGGGATAGTAAGAGCCCACATACACCCACCCGTCCGAACCTATCTCGGGAGAGGAATTTATCCAGCTCCCAGCTTTGTAGCTCCACGCCAGAGACGGTATGGACGGGCCGGCGTAATCGCTCAGGCCCGTGTGCCGGAGATTCTGGTGAAACATCGGCCACTGGCCAACAGGTTGAGCAGATGCAGGATAAACGAAAAAGGCAGCGATAAAAAGAGACGCCGCTGCTGAGATAAATGTACATGACTTCATAATCCCTCCTCAGGGACGCCGCTTCGCACATTACTGTAATTCAGCCCATCAACTCCGGATAATATCTCAAATCCTATGCAGCAGCAAGTTTGAAGTGTCCCACTCTCAGCAAAGCTATATTGCTCGCCACCATATATGGTATTTTTGTGTTGTGGATAAACGCCTGCATGATCCTGCGGGGCGCGACATTGCAGGAGTGGAATCTGCTAGATAAGATATGCTACACTAAAATATAAATGGTGAAGTACATGCTCTGTTTCGCAGCAGTTTTCGCGCTCGCCGCTCTTCCCCGCGTGGAAGCGGCCTTAGATGCCGACCCTGCCCTTATCGTGGTGAGTCCTGATGCGTATGTCGGGGAGGCCGTGACGGTCGCGGTGAAGTTTACAAAGATCGACAACGGGAGCGAGCCGTGGGAGGAGCAGGCCAACCTGAAGGCGAGCTCGAAGATCAAGTTCACGGCCGCCCCCCTCGCCGAGATCAAGTGCTATGCCAGCCGCACGCCGCGGAACATGGAGGTGATCGAGGGGCTCAAGAAAGGAAAGAAGCTCATCCTCACCGGCGCCATCAGAAGATACCGGATGGAGGTGAAAACAACCCATCATCAGATGGTGACTGCTACCGGCAGGAGGCGTACGGTGGAGCGCGAAGAGAAGGGGCGCATACGCACACGGTATGCGTTCATTGTCGAATCCATTGTGCGGGCGGAATAAGACCTCTCACCCCTGGACAGGGGTTCGAGGTCAACAATTCGCAGGGCGAATTTTTAAAGGAAGTGGGGGTATGAGAAGAGCAGTCGCGGCGGCGCTGTGGGTCATTGCGGGCTTGGAGGTGTACGGCCCGGCGTGGGCGGCGGTGCTTAAGAAGGCAGACCCCGCCAGGATCGCAGCAGATCCGGGTGCATATGTCGGGGAGGCCGTGACGGTCGCGGTGAAGTTTACAAAGATCGACAACGGGAGCGAGCCGTGGGAGGAGCAGGCCAACCTGAAGGCGAGCTCGAAGATCAAGTTCACGGCCGCCCCCTTCGCCGAGATCAAGTGCTATGCGGACCGCACGCCGCGGAACATGGAAGCGCTCACGGGCATTAAAAAAGGGAAGCAGCTCATCCTCACCGGCGCTATCAGAAGATACCGGACGAAAGTGCACGTAACGTACCATCGAAAGGTAAAGGCTACCGGCAAGTGGATTACGGTGAAGCGTGAAGAGAAGGCGCGCATCCGATATGCGTTCATTGTCGAAACCATCGCGCGGGCGGAGTAAGAGCTCGCGTTTCCGGCAAGGAGCATCCGCGATCAAATTAGCTACGCACTCACTAATGTTCGCCGGATTGATGTTGCGTACGGTTCTTCCGGAATCAGGAGTAACCCAGATATATGATAAGGGGGGACGTGGTGGACGAAGAGAAGGCGCCGCGCAATCGCAACAGGTAAGCCAGCAGGTAGGGGGCCTTCCGACGATTCACTCCTCCTTTGAGGGAGTCCGACGGTGGTTCCCGGTCACTGTCCTATTGTGAATCTACCGCTAGCCTCCAGGAACGCATCCTGCCTGCCCGTGATTCTGGTCTGCGAATCGAAGAACGCCGCAACCACCTCGTAGGCGCCGATGGGTGCTCCTCCGGAAATAGTTGTAAAGATCAATCGAAAGTTAAACGGGGCGTTGAGCCTTGGCACATTCGCCGCTACTGGCGCAAGCTTGGGGGTGAGCGTAAGCGCATTGAGCATCGAACCGCCGGGGAGAATGATTATCGCAAATGCCGTGAACGGCCTTTCGATCGACTCATTCAACTGGAACGTGGCCTCGAAATGGTCTCCGGCTTTCAAGCTGCTTCCGCTTAGGAGCATCTCAGCCTGCGGAGCGGACAAACCGAACGAAAACACGGTGCCATTATAGAATGTCCCACCGCTATAGGTCATCCCGTAGAGGTTGTTCCCGATCGACAGCAGAGGCCCGGCAAATCCCACCGGGCCATCGCGCTGGGAGTCGTTGAAGTTATGGAGGATTGTATAGCCCGAGCCGTCGGTCTGAATGGAATAAAGGGTTCCGCCCTCGGTCGACCCGCCGGTACCGGTCAAGCCATAGAGCGTTCCGCCTTTCAGAAGCACGTCGCCCGGGTTTTCGCCGTCACCGGGTTCGCCGATAAAACTGTGGAGAATTTGATAGTTCGCCCCATTTGTGCCTATGGAAAATATTGTCCCCTTAGAACTAGAGCCCCCGGTATTGGTCACGCCGTAAAGCGTTTGCGTCCCGCTGTCCATCACCAGAGTCCCATCCGCTCCTACTCCGTCGGATGGCTCGCCGGTAAAGTTGTGCAGTATCGTATGACCGCTGCCATCGACATTCATGGAGAATATAACCCCCGATCCCCAGACTCCCGGGCCGGTGCCGCCCTCGTGGGTCATCCCGTAAAACTTGCCTCCATCCAGGATCAAGGAACCGAATGGCGACATCCCATCTCCGGGTTTGCCCGCAAAGCTATGCAAAGACGTACAACCAGTACTCACCTCGCCCGTGGTTTTTGAGAATACCACGCCTACATGATTCGCGCCGCCGTAGCGGGTCATGCCATAGAGTTTCCCGCCCGATAAAAGCAAACTGCCCTCGGGCCCTAAGCCTGGGTTAGCCGGTGTATCACCGAAATCGTACAGGTAGCCATAACCCGAGTCGCCGATATTGACGAAAAATATCATTCCCTTATCAGCAAAGCCGCCATAACAGGCCATCCCATACAATCTATTATTAATGCTATCCAATGTCAGGCCGCCGAACGGCAGTCTTCCGTCATCGTCATATTGGGTGCCTGCAGGATGAAAACTGTGAAGAACTGAATAGTCGGAACCGTCCGGTTTAAGCGAGAATATGGTCCCCCACCCCTGGGCTGTGTCTCCGCTTCCTCCTTCTTGCGTCATCCCGTACAGTTTGCTGCCATCCGTTATCAAGCCCTGGCCCATTGGTCGCTGCCCGTCGGATAGAGCGCCTGCGAACGAGTGGATAATGTTCAGGCTCTGGGCACACATACCACACCAGGGGATGAAACAGCTGAATGTCATTGCCAACAATCCCGCCGTTAGTCTCATGTGCCGCATGTGCCATCTCCTCTCTAGGGTATATATGAAGTTTACATCATCCATGCAAATATATCAAACCCATAAATGCATTTTGAGGGAATGCACGGGTACATTGTAAACAGGAAGTGGGATGGCGCCCGGGGTGGGCCGTTTGGGGTCAAATCTTTATCCTTGACAATTGGAAGCATCTTGAAGCGCCGGCGTTTTCCGGACAAGGCACTCCGGATCATTCAGCCTCCGGCTTCATTCGCTCAGTGCCAAAATAAAAAGAGCCCGCATCAGGGCTCTTTTTATTTTGGCGACGCAAACAGAGTTTGCTCAAACCATCCAGATTGTTCTACCTAACTTGATACATCATTGCAAAAAGAGGAATCCCAGCCGCTGATTCCCAAAGAAATCTTCTCGCTATTCCCGGCGGTCGAAATGGCTAGTTTTGAGTGCCCGGCGCCAAATTCCAGGAAAAGTCAGTCATTTGATCGGCGGGACTCCTCCCTTCCACGTACCCCAGTGTGAAATTATATAGCGTGTGACCTCGCTCCCGACACGGTATGCGTTTTCAATCGCAAGTGGATATCCGGGATTGTCCGAGCTGAGTGCCGCACCGAGGGATTGTATCGCAGACTGGCCGGGGTACTGCTGGTCAAAATCAGCAGCACAACGCAATATCATAACCCGGTTGGGATCCACTAATCCTGCCTGGGCGAGGCGCATCAGTGCCGTCGAAATGCCGCTATCCTCCATGCTTGTCATAGCATAACTGCCGGCGCCTCCCGTCCATTGCGTCATCCACCACTCAGACCATTCGCTCATAATTGCACCTACCTTGAAAGTACTTCCCGCGATGCAATCTCCTTTTGTCACAAATGGCGGTTGCCGGGCGGGAAGGTCAGCCGGGTAATTATTCCGGTAATCCTGGGCCTGTTGACTATCGAGCAACGGAGTGTCCTTTGAGAGACGATATGCCCATTCAACCAGTACAGGATTGAGGTGAAAAACCTCGGTTCCTATGAACATGCCGTCGCACCAGGGCTCGGTGCAACCAAGGCGGAACCTGGGGTAGGTCCATTCCAAGGGCATCTCGCGGACGTCGATCTCGTGACATAGATCGCTGTCTACAATCCATTCCGCCCATGCCGCCGCACCAAGGGTGCCGGCGCGTGGTACCGTTCCTGCCAGACCTGCCACCATGCAGTAGGCATTTCGAAGGTCCAGATCCGGGTTGAGGCCCACTGCCATAAGCGACGCCGTCGCATTAGCCGTTCCCATGCCGGTGATAGTGAGGCAATGTCCCGCATCGTTGCAGTAGAGCTTCGAATAAGCTCCGGGTATT is part of the Candidatus Auribacterota bacterium genome and harbors:
- a CDS encoding PQQ-binding-like beta-propeller repeat protein, with product MKSCTFISAAASLFIAAFFVYPASAQPVGQWPMFHQNLRHTGLSDYAGPSIPSLAWSYKAGSWINSSPEIGSDGWVYVGSYYPDNRLYRINSDASLDWSYRTAALIDSSPAIGSDEKVYVGSADNSLYSINSNAAFGWSYKTGFSIRSSPAIGSDGKVYIGSDDKSLYGINSNGSIDWSYNTGDQIYYSSPAIGSDGKVYVGSWDNSLYSINSNGGLDWSYKTGNAIIWEWSSPAIGSDGKVYIGSLDNSLYSINSKGDLDWSYKTRDQISSSPAIGSDEKVYVGSKDHSLYSINSDASLDWSYQTGDLIYSSPAIGSDGKVYVGSQDNSLYSVNSDGSLDWSYKTGDWIYSSPAIGSDGKVYVGSYDHCLYSIQQAPTTTPTPTIAPTPKVPTTTPIPTITSTSTPTATPTPYYLELGVTNGAVFNPGEKINLTWESFQDRYGFTGVPCAVYIAAVLNPPSENSPLTVQQIVSSKALFIFNSKLKPVRYNPRTLKPTYSRVKFPVNGVKSSGNLSFRAPRGAAGRWVFAAALIRRDNRQYPAKPPVEVSNGFNLH
- a CDS encoding purine nucleoside permease; its protein translation is MVGGFQPYYKGVVNPSACRCESQSSFTVNENMQLGTWTALIAVLPEGADPLRKNVLTYDADALTVVKPGRFPIKVLTIVVFEDGDVRGDFPGEAQLWVENEGMTRELQIPGAYSKLYCNDAGHCLTITGMGTANATASLMAVGLNPDLDLRNAYCMVAGLAGTVPRAGTLGAAAWAEWIVDSDLCHEIDVREMPLEWTYPRFRLGCTEPWCDGMFIGTEVFHLNPVLVEWAYRLSKDTPLLDSQQAQDYRNNYPADLPARQPPFVTKGDCIAGSTFKVGAIMSEWSEWWMTQWTGGAGSYAMTSMEDSGISTALMRLAQAGLVDPNRVMILRCAADFDQQYPGQSAIQSLGAALSSDNPGYPLAIENAYRVGSEVTRYIISHWGTWKGGVPPIK